Within Haematobia irritans isolate KBUSLIRL chromosome 2, ASM5000362v1, whole genome shotgun sequence, the genomic segment ATATGAATTATTTTGCTTATACCTTGGCGTATGTGGAAGTCATGATTGTATGGATAACTCTGGGTTCTAAGTCGAGCAAAACAGCTCTTGGTATATAATGATTATCATCGGCTTGATAGAAAAACACATCTTTACGATCGAGACCATCCGTTGTGAATTCCTCTAACATACCAGTGGGTGAAATTCCATGTTCCAGACACAGACGTTTCCAAAATTCGAAACCAACTGCAACATTTAAAAGACAATATATATTTCTTCGgtattttgcatatttgaatAAACATTACTTTGATTTCCGCATTGTCCCAACTGTAGAGTAATAATTTCACTAGGCATTTTGATGTAGTTTAAGTGCGTACATAATAATGTGACAAAGTGTAATGTAGTAAACACCAATTACCGTTAGAATTCGAACTTATCACATATGACTTTGAGGCAAACAATCTGGCATCACCTCCTCACCCAATAAACGCAAACGGCTGAGAAACGCTTAATTTAAACAAACGTTTGATGAATGTTTGAATTATGTTCAAAAGCTTGTTAAATTTAAACCTCAATTTTTGAGCAAAAAGAGTacgtttaaaatttgtttagttgTTCCTGTAAACATTTACATTGTAGAgaattcatgaaaatttcttgTACGATAGATTAATATTGATTATATATCTAATTTATCCCCTTATGTATGTATTATTCGTTTTTGTTTATCCCTGGACACCGGACATGGAAGACCGATACTGGAGTGTACTAAGTTCTTGCCTAAAACAGACAAGCGATATGTGGTGATCATCCAACCATCTCCGTTTTTAGGCAATTTAACAAGATCCATAAGAATAATGTAGCTAATATAGTTAATGATTATAAGACTAACCCAGTTTTTGGAGTCGGTCTATCATCCATATTACCTAAGAAGCATGACAGTCCCAGTtaaatttccctttttattagaaatatggCCTCGCTGTTTACAATGAAAATGATAATTAATATACACTAAATAACTTTTAAAGGAATTTAGTCTAACAAGGATTTTGCAAGTGTAAATTTATGGATAGCTGGTTGATGCTCATGACTCACCGCCCAAATAATTGAAACAAAGAAATACGTTGAATGTTCGCAGTTTAATTCGAGCGAAAGTTTTATTCTGTAGTTcgtttaaaatttgatatttgtaACAGTCTTGGTAGAAAAagttatattaaatataaaaatttgggatAGTTGAATTGTAATAATAGAACGAACattgtaaaatttggaaaaacacaaatataaaatttatataaaatataaaattaacaccatataattacactattattaaaaagatcatttaaaaaattgttaaaaaaatgtgcGAGCatttacaaaattgaaattttaaagtaTAAATAACATGCATTAATGTATACATATGACAATGTTTTAGCATTTTCCCAATACTTTTACTTGGTCAAATGTAATTTTACGTTCTTCTGCATAAGCTAAGAAATCTAAGCCATAGTGGAGAATCAACTTGGTCAATATCTCTACATCCGATTCGGCACGATGGAGATTTTTGCAGGGTATTTTAAAGATACGTTCGTATATATTGCCCAATTGGTATTTCCCTTTGGGAGGATATTTTGATTGTGGCTGGAATGGTTTTGAAAACAATTCTCTGCGCACGTTCAGACCGTTTGTACGTTTACTTGGATTTTTACAAGGCGTCGTTTCGCAATCACGTTTTCTCTTCGCAGACTTGGCCCGATGTGGAGTTGTTTCATTGATTTTTTGCCAATCAACTGCAGCATTCTCCTCCAAAGGATCACTTACAATGGATTTATCTAGCTCTCCATTCTTTGCTAGATATTCATCTTCTTCCTTTTGATCCAATTCTATCAAGGTTTTTGCAAGATTCGCTATTTCATTTTGCTTTTCGTCCATTTCGATGAAAGCTTTCAGAGAATCCACACAGAAAATTGTTGAAGGAACTGTCTGTTAAtgaacaaaaacattttactcATGTAATCCAAACGCTACCTATATACCAATACTTaccattttaattttgtcaaagacatgTCGTATCACAGGATAGTCAAAATTCAAACCATTGTGAGCAACGAAACAAAGTGGTTTCTCAAGACGTTCTAAAAAAGCTAACAAACATTTGGCCGTATTTTCATCAAATGAGGATTCCTTACAGAGCATATCATTAGATAAACCTGGGAGAAAAAGATAACTCGATTAAATGCAGTTTATATTAAAGTGTTTAAAAAAGAGGTCTCATTTTGTGTGGTTAAGTCTCCGACAACAATCCATATCACACCTGTCGACTACCTGTTATTCGTTCCGATTCTGGATGGATCATCCTTTTTGGGTTAATCATCAATGTCAATTTATGCAAAACTCGCGGTAATTCTGGGGGGCACTGGGAAAAACTTGTAATCCCATCGATTCCGGTCTTTACAATTTCCTCCTTTGTCTTATCCTCTAAACATGATGCAGAAAATGCATAGATACTGAGTTCAGTAATTGAACAAGTATTGAACTGTTCCCAAGGGAGGCCATTAGTTTCTAAATCAACAACGACaatagttttaatatttatatttatttcacaaCTATCGCCCATAGTATTAAATATGCCAAAAAATATTGTGTCATCGAAAGGCGTTTAGTATTAAGAGGCAGCGTTGTCATTGTGAAACTCAATCAATAGAGGTCTCTGCCAGCATTGATGCGTAGATAGACTGACAAAattaaggttgagttacataacATGCGTTAATGCAtccgttgattgaagagttgaatttgAAAGCAACAGTTTTGTTAGAGTGCTTCAACCTGAAAAATATCAACCCTTGCATTAACGCACGGACTAACGCATGATATGTACCTCAACCTTTAATGCAAAAAATGggcatagaaattaaaatagaGAGTACACCCACTCtgtgaaacaaattttatgtgGCTTCTTGaccatatataataaatataagattcaaataaatatatattttcgatCTTTGTTCAATTATTAATGCTC encodes:
- the LOC142223752 gene encoding uncharacterized protein LOC142223752 is translated as MGDSCEININIKTIVVVDLETNGLPWEQFNTCSITELSIYAFSASCLEDKTKEEIVKTGIDGITSFSQCPPELPRVLHKLTLMINPKRMIHPESERITGLSNDMLCKESSFDENTAKCLLAFLERLEKPLCFVAHNGLNFDYPVIRHVFDKIKMTVPSTIFCVDSLKAFIEMDEKQNEIANLAKTLIELDQKEEDEYLAKNGELDKSIVSDPLEENAAVDWQKINETTPHRAKSAKRKRDCETTPCKNPSKRTNGLNVRRELFSKPFQPQSKYPPKGKYQLGNIYERIFKIPCKNLHRAESDVEILTKLILHYGLDFLAYAEERKITFDQVKVLGKC